Proteins co-encoded in one Amia ocellicauda isolate fAmiCal2 chromosome 11, fAmiCal2.hap1, whole genome shotgun sequence genomic window:
- the LOC136762777 gene encoding leukocyte cell-derived chemotaxin-2 — MKTVVILSAIFTTDTALLKFGALCSGNPGNSRRSCDRYGCGKYGARRSNNRTHKGLDIICSDGTTVYAPFDATLNGHSRPYGNGNKIDDGIGLSGQGLCVKLFYVKPDKITGRVKKGNKIGILLPMQKVYPGITSHVHVQMCDRSDPTKYF; from the exons ATGAAGACAGTGGTCATCCTGTCTGCCATCTTCACCACTG ACACGGCTCTGCTCAAATTCGGAGCCCTGTGTAGTGGAAACCCAGGCAATTCTAGAAGAAGTTGTGACCGTTACGGCTGTGGAAAATATGGAGCTAGACG CTCTAACAATCGTACCCACAAAGGACTTGACATTATCTGTTCAGATGGCACTACTGTTTATGCTCCATTTGATGCCACACTGAATGGTCATTCCCGACCCTATGGCAATGGGAACAAAATAGACGATGGTATTGGCCTCAGTGGACAAG GTCTGTGTGTAAAACTCTTCTATGTCAAGCCTGATAAGATTACTGGAAGAGTGAAGAAGGGAAACAAAATTGGAATCCTGCTCCCCATGCAAAAAGTGTACCCTGGAATCACCTCTCATGTTCACGTGCAGATGTGCGACAGGTCTGACCCTACGAAGTATTTCTAA
- the LOC136763004 gene encoding proteinase-activated receptor 4 gives MLLGGNTVSVNMDSPSVEWAAISVALVFVPFLTFTHAKNGNDSVPFSFRISVDNGIHEVDNQSVEILQSPTTVLLIPSLYLVAFIIGLPANATALWVLIARTKKMPSTALLINLTSADLLLMVVLPFRIAYHFQGNNWIFGEVTCRFVSALFYGNMYGSILCLMLISIDRYIGLVHPLSAKVFRSRKNSICMSLAVWAVVIGAMLPLLLTRQAYTVANSTITLCHDALPQMDQEKVFFPYFTSLFAVAFVIPLCVILFCYGSILWTLVSSDKRYIHAVKVTALVLVVFIVCFLPSNIMLLLHYSRLLENSEELYFPYMISLALSTFNSSLDPFIYYYVSDDFRAKATKLFACCRDNNYYKAGSSSSSKHHSSMSSNTRM, from the exons ATGCTGTTGGGAGGGAACACAGTCTCAGTAAACATGGATTCTCCTTCAGTTGAATGGGCAGCTATCTCCGTGGCTTTAGTGTTTGTCCCCTTCCTTACATTCACACATGCAAAGAATGGAAATGACTCAG TGCCGTTCAGTTTCAGAATCAGTGTAGATAATGGCATACATGAAGTGGATAATCAAAGCGTGGAGATTTTACAGTCCCCGACCACAGTGCTCCTCATCCCTTCACTCTACTTGGTGGCCTTCATCATTGGACTCCCAGCCAATGCCACAGCTCTGTGGGTCCTTATAGCCAGAACCAAGAAGATGCCCTCCACTGCTTTACTCATCAACCTGACCAGCGCAGACCTCCTGCTCATGGTGGTTCTTCCCTTCAGGATTGCCTACCACTTCCAGGGTAACAACTGGATCTTTGGGGAGGTCACCTGCAGATTTGTCTCTGCTCTGTTCTATGGCAACATGTATGGCTCCATTCTGTGTCTCATGCTCATCAGTATTGACAGATACATCGGCCTGGTCCATCCTTTGAGTGCAAAGGTCTTCAGAAGCAGAAAAAACTCCATCTGCATGAGTCTCGCTGTGTGGGCGGTTGTGATAGGGGCCATGCTGCCGTTGCTCCTCACTCGGCAGGCCTACACTGTAGCAAACTCTACCATCACCCTCTGCCATGACGCTCTTCCACAGATGGATCAAGAAAAAGTGTTCTTTCCATACTTCACCAGCCTCTTCGCCGTCGCCTTTGTCATCCCCTTGTGTGTCATCTTGTTCTGTTACGGCTCAATTCTGTGGACGCTGGTGTCCAGTGACAAGCGCTACATCCACGCAGTCAAGGTTACAGCGCTTGTGCTGGTGGTCTTCATTGTTTGCTTCCTGCCCAGCAACATCATGCTTCTCCTGCACTACTCCAGGTTGTTGGAGAATAGCGAGGAATTGTATTTCCCTTACATGATCAGTCTGGCTCTCAGCACCTTCAACAGCAGCCTTGACCCCTTCATCTATTACTATGTGTCTGATGACTTCAGAGCCAAGGCTACGAAGTTGTTTGCATGCTGCAGagacaataattattataaagcaGGGTCCTCTTCAAGCAGCAAACATCACTCATCCATGTCTAGCAACACAAGGATGTAA